From one Alphaproteobacteria bacterium genomic stretch:
- a CDS encoding branched-chain amino acid ABC transporter permease gives MSDAGFWVLQTLNALQLSMLLFLLSIGLTVIFGLMHFVNLAHGALYALGAYLAATVAGLAGFWWGFLLAPVGVAAVGVLLYAGLIRHLRRAGPMAQVLVTFGLIFALLDLTRIVWGDLPQSLATPDLLAGRVALLGVEYPAFRLFIIALGLGVLAALAFALNRTPVGAMIRAGVDNDAMAACLGIHVERLFFLVFCVGCALAGLAGAVAAPLLSVRPEMGLEILIPTLIVIVIGGLGSLRGAVAGSLIFGFVQTFGAVLAPQLASVLIYGLLAAVLVIRPAGLFPARV, from the coding sequence ATGAGTGATGCCGGTTTCTGGGTGTTGCAGACGCTGAACGCGCTGCAACTCTCCATGCTGCTATTCCTGCTGTCCATCGGTCTGACGGTCATTTTCGGCCTGATGCATTTCGTCAACCTGGCCCATGGCGCGCTCTATGCCCTGGGCGCCTATCTGGCGGCGACGGTGGCGGGGCTGGCCGGTTTTTGGTGGGGGTTCCTGCTGGCGCCGGTGGGGGTCGCGGCGGTGGGCGTGCTGCTCTATGCCGGCCTGATCCGCCATCTGCGCCGGGCCGGGCCGATGGCGCAGGTGTTGGTGACGTTCGGGCTGATCTTCGCGCTGCTGGACCTGACCCGCATCGTCTGGGGCGACCTGCCCCAGAGCCTGGCGACCCCGGACCTGCTGGCTGGCCGCGTGGCGCTGCTGGGCGTCGAGTATCCGGCCTTCCGCCTGTTCATCATCGCGCTGGGCCTGGGGGTGCTGGCGGCGCTCGCCTTCGCGCTGAACCGCACGCCCGTCGGCGCCATGATCCGGGCCGGGGTCGACAACGACGCCATGGCTGCCTGCCTGGGCATCCATGTGGAGCGGCTGTTCTTCCTGGTGTTCTGCGTCGGCTGCGCGCTGGCGGGCCTCGCCGGAGCCGTGGCCGCCCCCCTGCTCTCGGTGCGGCCGGAGATGGGGCTGGAAATCCTGATCCCCACATTGATCGTCATCGTCATCGGCGGCCTCGGCAGCCTGAGGGGGGCGGTGGCCGGCTCGCTGATCTTCGGCTTCGTCCAGACCTTCGGCGCCGTGCTGGCGCCGCAACTGGCCTCCGTGCTGATTTACGGCCTGCTGGCCGCGGTGCTGGTGATCCGCCCGGCCGGCCTGTTCCCGGCCCGTGTTTAG
- a CDS encoding branched-chain amino acid ABC transporter permease has product MFHHTPLRLFALALLAAGGLVYAERAGYFGLEILAEMAILALLALSLDLVAGFGGMVSLCHGALMGAGAYAYALLTTEAGWSAPLAIAAAMALAGVVAWGIGAICARAHGIFFIMATLAFGQMGYSYVFESPLFGGDDGLAGIPRLDLSGVGVDLGDSQSFALFCLFAVLVGYGLCVGLLRSGLGQSLVGIRHNEQRMRALGLTVWRVKADAFGLSGLLAGAAGALAAQHSLFVSPGLLSWTVSGEALVVVILGGLGTLVGPLVGAAAFVTLKHEISAYTNHWHLIVGLILIAVVMTGTNGLFGWLEAGLARLRPARSRGHA; this is encoded by the coding sequence ATGTTCCATCACACGCCCCTCCGCCTATTCGCGCTCGCCCTGCTGGCCGCGGGCGGGCTCGTCTATGCCGAACGCGCCGGCTATTTCGGCCTGGAAATCCTGGCTGAGATGGCAATCCTGGCCCTGCTGGCGCTGAGCCTGGACCTGGTGGCGGGCTTCGGCGGCATGGTCTCGCTCTGCCATGGGGCGCTGATGGGCGCCGGCGCCTATGCCTATGCCCTGCTGACGACAGAGGCCGGCTGGAGCGCGCCGCTGGCCATCGCCGCGGCCATGGCGCTTGCGGGCGTGGTCGCCTGGGGCATCGGCGCCATCTGCGCCCGCGCGCACGGCATTTTCTTCATCATGGCCACCCTCGCCTTCGGCCAGATGGGCTATTCCTACGTGTTCGAGTCGCCGTTGTTCGGTGGCGACGACGGCCTGGCCGGCATCCCGCGGCTCGATCTCTCAGGCGTGGGGGTCGACCTCGGCGACTCGCAGAGCTTTGCGCTGTTCTGCCTGTTCGCTGTCCTGGTCGGCTATGGTCTCTGCGTGGGATTGCTGCGCTCGGGCCTGGGCCAGAGCCTGGTGGGCATCCGCCACAACGAGCAGCGCATGCGCGCCCTCGGCCTCACCGTCTGGCGGGTGAAGGCGGATGCGTTCGGGCTGTCCGGCCTACTCGCGGGCGCCGCCGGCGCGCTAGCGGCGCAACACAGCCTGTTCGTCTCGCCGGGCCTCCTGTCCTGGACGGTCTCCGGCGAGGCGCTGGTGGTGGTGATCCTGGGCGGGCTCGGCACCCTGGTCGGGCCGTTGGTGGGGGCCGCCGCCTTCGTCACGCTGAAGCACGAGATCAGCGCCTACACCAACCATTGGCACCTGATCGTGGGATTGATCCTGATCGCCGTGGTGATGACCGGAACCAACGGCCTGTTCGGCTGGCTGGAGGCAGGCCTCGCCCGTCTGCGCCCGGCCCGGAGCCGCGGCCATGCTTGA
- a CDS encoding ATP-binding cassette domain-containing protein codes for MLETRNLCKSFGAIPVTRHVSLTLERGERRVLLGPNGAGKTTLFHQLAGELKPDSGSIHLAGQDITRLGVAARARRGLARSYQRNTLFDDLTVAENLGLAAAIALGHARALHRSALARPEVRETVAEVAARTGLAALLDRRVSAISYGFRRQLEVALALATRPAVILMDEPSSGVGPEQAKSLHGLLLGLPRDLTLLIVEHDMDLAFAVADSVTVLNQGEVVFDGPPDAARASPLLREIYLGSWADA; via the coding sequence ATGCTTGAAACCCGCAACCTCTGCAAGAGCTTCGGCGCGATCCCGGTGACGCGCCATGTCTCGCTGACACTGGAACGGGGCGAGCGGCGCGTGCTGCTGGGCCCGAACGGCGCCGGCAAGACCACGCTGTTCCACCAGCTGGCGGGCGAGTTGAAGCCGGACAGCGGCTCGATCCATCTGGCGGGCCAGGACATCACCCGGCTGGGCGTGGCGGCCCGGGCGCGGCGGGGCCTCGCGCGCAGCTATCAGCGCAACACCCTGTTCGACGACCTGACCGTCGCCGAGAATCTGGGGCTCGCCGCCGCCATCGCGCTCGGCCATGCCCGCGCACTGCACCGCAGCGCCCTCGCCCGGCCGGAAGTGCGCGAGACCGTGGCGGAGGTGGCCGCCCGGACCGGCCTTGCCGCCTTGCTCGACCGGAGGGTCAGCGCTATCTCCTATGGCTTTCGCCGCCAGTTGGAGGTCGCGCTGGCACTGGCGACCCGGCCCGCGGTCATCCTGATGGACGAGCCCAGTTCCGGCGTCGGGCCGGAGCAGGCCAAGAGCCTGCACGGCCTGCTGCTGGGCCTGCCGCGCGACCTGACGCTGCTGATCGTCGAACACGACATGGACCTGGCCTTCGCCGTCGCCGACAGCGTGACCGTGCTGAACCAGGGCGAGGTGGTGTTCGATGGCCCGCCGGACGCCGCCCGCGCCAGCCCACTGCTGCGCGAGATCTATCTGGGGAGCTGGGCCGATGCTTGA